One window of Methanogenium organophilum genomic DNA carries:
- a CDS encoding ArsR/SmtB family transcription factor: MPEEVAAALIACGGVRAMEERLPTEEQLVRLCAVHRACADPVRLKIISLLFPQPLCVCVIKEVIGIADSKLSYHLNVLKKAGLIVGESQGNWIIYSLTDAGLTCIGCMFVSR, from the coding sequence ATGCCTGAGGAGGTGGCAGCAGCACTCATTGCCTGCGGCGGGGTCAGGGCAATGGAGGAGCGCCTCCCCACTGAAGAACAGCTGGTCCGTCTCTGTGCGGTTCACCGGGCCTGTGCAGACCCCGTTCGTCTGAAGATAATCTCCCTGCTCTTCCCGCAGCCGCTCTGCGTCTGTGTAATAAAAGAGGTGATTGGCATTGCGGATTCAAAGCTCTCCTATCACCTGAACGTGCTAAAAAAAGCGGGTCTTATTGTGGGGGAATCCCAGGGCAACTGGATCATCTACTCCCTGACCGATGCCGGGCTTACGTGCATCGGCTGCATGTTCGTGTCCCGTTAG
- a CDS encoding mechanosensitive ion channel family protein codes for MQIFTGSTDGGAGGPLLNGTLNITPEALIFAVLALVIGYIAAKLIVRWVERMLRRQGHLTEVATGLLGRIISVLLYIIVVLIAVSFLGVDVNGIVLGLSAIIGLVIAFGMKDTVNNFAAGIWIASMNLFEKGEEVTIGGHWGIVQTIGIMATQLTAAGSNIITIPNGNVWNDSIINYTRNPERRIDQSFGVSYESDMTKVVQIALSIAKTHPKVLDSPEPVVIFAEMADSSVNFTLRCWTKTPDYYGARADILRSLHAELTAAGIEIPYPHVDVAFRNANAGEESTTATGVQ; via the coding sequence ATGCAGATATTTACAGGAAGCACAGACGGCGGGGCTGGTGGGCCACTACTGAATGGAACACTGAATATCACACCTGAAGCGCTCATTTTTGCCGTTCTCGCGCTTGTTATCGGATACATAGCGGCAAAGCTCATTGTCCGCTGGGTGGAACGGATGCTCCGGAGGCAGGGACACCTGACGGAGGTCGCCACAGGTCTTCTGGGCAGAATCATCTCGGTGCTGCTCTACATCATCGTCGTCCTGATCGCAGTCAGCTTCCTCGGGGTGGATGTGAACGGCATCGTTCTCGGTCTCTCTGCAATAATCGGCCTCGTCATCGCCTTCGGCATGAAGGATACGGTCAACAACTTCGCGGCAGGCATCTGGATTGCCTCGATGAACCTCTTCGAGAAGGGCGAAGAGGTCACCATTGGCGGACACTGGGGTATTGTGCAGACAATAGGCATCATGGCGACGCAGCTTACTGCTGCCGGGTCGAACATCATCACCATCCCGAACGGCAATGTATGGAACGATTCCATTATCAATTATACCCGCAACCCCGAACGCCGCATCGACCAGTCGTTCGGGGTGAGCTATGAGTCTGACATGACAAAAGTCGTGCAGATCGCACTCTCCATTGCCAAAACCCACCCGAAGGTGCTGGATTCACCTGAACCAGTGGTCATCTTTGCGGAGATGGCGGACTCCTCGGTGAACTTCACCCTCCGCTGCTGGACAAAGACTCCCGACTACTACGGGGCACGGGCCGACATCCTGCGCTCGTTGCATGCGGAGCTGACCGCAGCAGGCATTGAGATCCCATACCCGCATGTGGATGTTGCATTCAGGAATGCAAATGCCGGGGAAGAAAGCACCACGGCAACAGGAGTGCAGTGA
- a CDS encoding nitrogenase component 1 yields the protein MLDCTPKGPVDTHKTGTINPIKTCQPLGAMYAALGIHGCLPHSHGSQGCCAYHRMALTRHFRDPAMASSSSFTEGASVFGGAGNLKTSIKNVFAIYNPDIIAVHTTCLSETIGDDLPTIIKQSEIPEGKYVIHANTPSYHGSHITGFSNMCKGIVSYLAESDGNPKKEQLNIFPGFVNPGDMREVQRIVTEMGIPSIMYPDTTDVMDSPLLKTYEMYPSGGAKIEDIRDSGNSKLTLALGAWSSAEAAAILQDKCGVPGVPLKLPIGVKATDALIMAVKDGFGVDVPASLEIERGQVIDTMIDTHFHYQGKTVAVFGDPDLVIALTEFLITLGMIPKYVITGTNGKNFEKIINEMLEEAGIEGSKVKAEGDLFDLHEWIKEESVDLLMGNSHGKYIARAEDIPLVRVGFPISDRAVHPLMPVTGYRGCLRLIEMISNTLLDRRDRDAADEDYELVL from the coding sequence ATGCTGGACTGCACACCAAAAGGCCCTGTCGATACACACAAGACAGGCACCATCAACCCGATCAAGACATGCCAGCCCCTGGGAGCGATGTATGCTGCCCTCGGCATTCACGGATGTCTGCCGCACAGTCACGGATCTCAGGGATGCTGCGCATATCACCGGATGGCGTTGACCCGCCACTTCCGTGACCCGGCAATGGCATCCTCAAGCTCCTTTACGGAAGGAGCGTCCGTATTCGGCGGTGCGGGCAACCTCAAGACATCCATTAAAAATGTCTTTGCAATCTACAACCCGGACATCATTGCCGTGCATACCACCTGCCTCAGCGAGACAATCGGAGACGACCTGCCGACGATCATCAAGCAGTCGGAGATCCCCGAGGGGAAGTATGTCATTCACGCCAACACCCCAAGTTACCACGGATCGCACATCACCGGGTTTTCGAATATGTGCAAGGGAATCGTATCCTACCTGGCAGAATCCGACGGGAACCCCAAAAAAGAACAGCTCAACATATTCCCCGGGTTCGTCAACCCGGGCGACATGAGAGAGGTACAGCGGATTGTAACCGAGATGGGAATTCCCTCAATCATGTATCCGGACACAACAGACGTGATGGACTCACCACTGCTCAAGACGTACGAGATGTACCCCAGTGGCGGCGCGAAGATTGAGGATATCAGAGATTCGGGCAACTCGAAGCTGACGCTTGCGCTTGGAGCATGGTCATCGGCAGAAGCTGCAGCAATCCTCCAGGATAAGTGCGGCGTGCCCGGTGTACCTCTCAAACTCCCGATAGGTGTCAAGGCGACCGATGCCCTGATTATGGCAGTGAAGGACGGATTCGGTGTAGATGTCCCGGCATCTCTCGAGATTGAGAGAGGACAGGTCATCGACACCATGATTGACACCCACTTCCACTACCAGGGAAAGACCGTGGCAGTATTCGGGGATCCGGATCTTGTGATTGCACTGACCGAGTTCCTCATCACCCTGGGAATGATCCCGAAATACGTGATCACCGGAACAAATGGGAAAAATTTCGAGAAGATCATCAACGAGATGCTTGAAGAAGCAGGCATCGAAGGATCAAAAGTCAAAGCGGAAGGAGATCTCTTCGACCTCCATGAATGGATCAAAGAAGAGTCTGTCGACCTGCTGATGGGCAACTCACACGGCAAGTACATTGCACGGGCTGAAGACATCCCGCTCGTCCGGGTTGGATTCCCAATCTCGGACAGGGCGGTTCATCCCCTCATGCCTGTCACCGGATACCGGGGATGCCTGCGCCTGATTGAGATGATCAGCAATACCCTGCTTGACCGCCGTGACCGCGACGCCGCTGACGAGGACTACGAACTCGTACTGTAA
- a CDS encoding P-II family nitrogen regulator, whose amino-acid sequence MLFVRAIVRPEKKDEVLENLSAGGFHAATVVDVVGRGKQKGIRMGDIYYDEIPKTLILVGIEDADKDKIVDIILKTGKTGADGNFGDGKIFISPVEEVYTISKGTKGL is encoded by the coding sequence ATGTTGTTTGTAAGAGCGATAGTCAGACCGGAAAAGAAGGATGAAGTCCTCGAAAACCTCTCTGCCGGAGGATTCCACGCAGCAACCGTTGTCGATGTCGTCGGCCGCGGAAAGCAGAAGGGTATCAGAATGGGAGACATCTACTACGACGAGATCCCAAAAACCCTCATTCTTGTCGGAATTGAGGATGCAGACAAGGACAAAATCGTAGATATAATCCTCAAAACAGGAAAAACCGGAGCCGACGGGAACTTTGGTGACGGGAAGATCTTCATCAGCCCCGTCGAAGAAGTCTACACGATCTCAAAGGGAACGAAGGGCCTGTGA
- a CDS encoding alpha/beta fold hydrolase has translation MATFLLVHGAMHGGWCWKRVTPLLEAAGHRVLTPTLTGMGERYHLLTPETGLSTHVLDLLGTLYFEDLTDVIAVGHSYGGMVISQLADRASDQLAGLIFLDAFTGHDGAAMWDFQPEETRSLYLQWAARGGDGWRIPPTDAFVQTLGITEDADRAWVQSRLTDFPVKCQHDTLSLFSGGYEQLPKGYIHCTESPLAPKFWPFFDEAEGEGWPCRSISASHDAMVTHPALLARSLTDVTGEW, from the coding sequence ATGGCAACCTTTCTCCTCGTCCACGGCGCGATGCACGGCGGCTGGTGCTGGAAGAGGGTCACCCCTCTCCTCGAGGCAGCGGGCCACCGGGTTTTGACGCCGACCCTGACCGGAATGGGAGAGCGCTATCATCTTCTCACTCCGGAAACCGGCCTCTCCACCCATGTCCTTGACCTCCTGGGGACCCTCTATTTTGAAGACCTGACAGATGTCATCGCGGTTGGGCACTCGTATGGGGGGATGGTCATCTCCCAGCTTGCCGACCGGGCATCGGATCAGCTCGCGGGGCTGATATTCCTTGACGCCTTCACCGGCCACGACGGGGCGGCGATGTGGGATTTCCAGCCGGAAGAGACCCGTTCTTTGTATCTGCAGTGGGCCGCCCGGGGCGGCGACGGCTGGCGCATCCCCCCCACCGATGCATTCGTGCAAACCCTCGGCATCACTGAAGATGCCGATCGTGCATGGGTACAGTCCCGCCTCACCGACTTTCCGGTCAAATGCCAGCACGACACCCTCTCCCTCTTCTCCGGAGGATACGAGCAGCTCCCGAAAGGATACATTCACTGCACAGAGTCTCCCCTTGCACCGAAATTCTGGCCGTTTTTTGACGAGGCAGAAGGAGAAGGCTGGCCGTGCCGGAGTATCTCCGCTTCCCACGACGCGATGGTCACCCATCCTGCTCTTCTTGCCCGCAGTCTCACTGATGTGACAGGGGAATGGTAG
- the nifD gene encoding nitrogenase molybdenum-iron protein alpha chain: MTVTDLNVDDMMTPYPNKVLKNRKKHIVAKTDGAASCPQIEANTRTVPGIISQRGCCYAGCKGVVVGPIKDMITITHGPIGCGYYSWGTRRNKARADDRTPPEHIFSAMCFSTDMQESDIVFGGEKKLAKMIDEVVEIFHPRAINICSTCPIGLIGDDLGAVSKAAEEKHGIPIIHYNCEGYKGVSQSAGHHIANNQIMEKMVGTGTDGPAGDRVINILGEYNIGGDGWEIERILEDIGYTVNSILTGDSAYANIKNLHSANLNLVQCHRSINYIAEMMETKYGIPWLKVNFIGVEATIATLRDVAQCFGDEDLIAQTEVVIERELAAITPELERYRSICKGKTAFTFVGGSRSHHYQYLLKDLGMEVVVAGYEFAHRDDYEGRDVIPTIKSDADSKNIPELHLEADPDMYEEPNLHLNMSKEKYDELVEAGHFATYDGMYPDMVDGGVMIDDPNHYETEELIEIFHPDLIFSGIRDKYISHKMGVPSKQLHSYDYSGPYAGFRGSIIFAKDVANALSTPAWQMITPPWDKTETEGGD; encoded by the coding sequence ATGACAGTAACAGATCTGAACGTCGACGATATGATGACACCATACCCGAACAAGGTATTAAAGAACCGGAAAAAGCATATCGTCGCAAAGACTGACGGAGCCGCTTCCTGCCCGCAGATCGAGGCAAATACCCGAACCGTCCCCGGTATTATCTCACAGCGGGGATGCTGCTATGCAGGGTGCAAGGGTGTCGTGGTCGGCCCGATCAAGGACATGATCACGATAACGCACGGTCCCATCGGGTGTGGCTATTACAGCTGGGGAACCAGGCGAAACAAAGCACGTGCCGATGACAGGACACCGCCGGAACACATCTTCTCGGCGATGTGCTTCTCGACTGACATGCAGGAGAGCGATATCGTATTCGGCGGCGAGAAGAAGCTCGCGAAGATGATCGACGAGGTTGTTGAGATATTCCACCCGAGAGCCATAAACATCTGCTCCACATGCCCGATAGGACTTATCGGTGACGACCTCGGTGCCGTCTCAAAGGCGGCAGAAGAGAAGCACGGCATCCCGATCATCCATTACAACTGTGAAGGGTACAAGGGGGTCAGCCAGTCGGCAGGCCACCATATCGCAAACAACCAGATCATGGAGAAGATGGTCGGCACTGGCACAGACGGACCGGCAGGGGACCGCGTCATCAACATCCTCGGCGAGTACAACATCGGCGGAGACGGATGGGAGATTGAACGCATCCTCGAGGATATCGGATACACCGTAAACTCGATACTGACCGGCGATTCCGCCTATGCAAATATCAAAAACCTGCATTCGGCCAATCTGAACCTGGTCCAGTGCCACCGCTCTATCAACTACATCGCGGAGATGATGGAGACAAAATACGGCATCCCCTGGCTCAAGGTGAACTTCATCGGTGTCGAGGCGACGATAGCGACCCTCAGGGACGTCGCCCAGTGCTTTGGCGACGAGGATCTGATTGCACAGACAGAGGTCGTCATTGAACGCGAACTGGCCGCAATCACTCCGGAACTGGAGCGTTACCGCAGTATCTGCAAAGGAAAGACCGCATTCACCTTTGTAGGCGGGTCCCGCAGCCACCATTACCAGTACCTGCTGAAGGACCTGGGCATGGAGGTCGTTGTTGCAGGGTATGAATTTGCCCACCGTGACGACTACGAAGGACGCGATGTGATTCCTACCATTAAGAGCGATGCGGATTCAAAGAACATCCCCGAACTTCACCTGGAAGCGGACCCCGACATGTATGAAGAACCAAATCTTCACCTGAACATGTCGAAGGAGAAGTATGACGAACTGGTCGAAGCCGGCCATTTCGCCACCTATGACGGGATGTACCCGGACATGGTAGATGGCGGTGTGATGATCGACGACCCCAACCATTACGAGACCGAGGAGCTCATCGAGATCTTCCACCCCGACCTGATATTCTCAGGAATTCGGGACAAGTACATCTCACACAAGATGGGCGTCCCCTCAAAGCAGCTGCACTCATACGACTACAGCGGCCCATATGCAGGATTCAGGGGTTCAATCATCTTTGCAAAGGATGTGGCGAACGCACTCTCCACCCCTGCATGGCAGATGATCACCCCACCATGGGATAAGACAGAAACCGAAGGAGGCGACTGA
- the hgcA gene encoding mercury methylation corrinoid protein HgcA, with protein MTNPQNKEKSSCCSCAGGGNASASCCSIPADTETAIPKATSTITRENRLDHIRARVGINRMGHRVEPGLYRLGRPDVDSPVFASANYTLSFDALRSALAGVDCYILVLDTNGINVWCAAGKGTFGTDELVHRIESTGLAAIVRHRKIILPQLGAPGVSWPDVMRRTHFKVVYGPVRAVDLPEFLRTGTATPSMRRVEFPLRDRLVLTPVEFVHVALPALAAAVILYFLAGYGASLAAVAAVLAGTVLFPALLPFIPTHDFSTKGLILGGIVAVPFAASFATVPLLPFWANTAAALVALLLIPSVTAYLALNFTGCTTFASRSGVKKEIFRYVPVMAVMAGSGIILAILLGISRLFGVI; from the coding sequence ATGACCAACCCACAGAATAAAGAAAAATCCTCATGCTGCTCGTGCGCAGGCGGGGGCAATGCTTCAGCTTCCTGCTGCAGTATTCCCGCAGACACAGAGACGGCAATCCCAAAAGCCACCAGTACCATCACCAGAGAAAACCGTCTCGATCACATCCGTGCACGCGTGGGCATCAACCGGATGGGGCACCGTGTCGAACCGGGACTGTACCGCCTTGGTAGACCGGATGTCGATTCTCCGGTCTTTGCATCGGCGAACTATACACTCAGTTTTGACGCACTGCGCTCTGCGCTCGCCGGTGTTGACTGCTACATCCTGGTACTGGACACCAACGGAATCAATGTCTGGTGTGCAGCCGGGAAGGGCACATTCGGAACAGATGAGCTGGTGCACCGCATTGAGTCCACCGGGCTTGCAGCGATTGTCCGGCACCGGAAAATCATCCTGCCCCAGCTGGGCGCCCCCGGCGTTTCGTGGCCGGATGTCATGCGCAGAACGCACTTTAAGGTAGTATACGGGCCGGTGCGTGCCGTTGATCTCCCCGAATTCCTCAGGACCGGTACGGCGACACCATCCATGCGAAGAGTCGAATTCCCGTTGCGGGACCGTCTCGTACTGACCCCGGTCGAGTTCGTGCATGTCGCCCTTCCGGCGCTGGCTGCGGCAGTCATCCTGTATTTTTTGGCAGGTTACGGCGCATCCCTTGCCGCAGTCGCCGCAGTTCTTGCAGGAACGGTCCTGTTCCCGGCATTGCTCCCATTCATCCCTACCCATGACTTCAGCACAAAAGGGCTCATTCTCGGGGGAATTGTCGCCGTTCCGTTCGCGGCATCCTTTGCGACGGTTCCATTGCTTCCTTTCTGGGCGAATACAGCGGCGGCTCTCGTCGCGCTCCTCCTTATTCCGTCAGTGACCGCATATCTGGCCCTCAACTTCACCGGCTGCACCACATTTGCCTCACGCTCGGGAGTGAAAAAAGAGATATTCCGGTATGTACCGGTGATGGCCGTCATGGCCGGGTCGGGCATCATTCTTGCCATCCTTCTCGGCATAAGCCGGCTTTTCGGGGTGATCTGA
- a CDS encoding P-II family nitrogen regulator produces MKEILAIVRMKKTGATKKALIEAGVAGFTAMKATGRGNLVDDDDIIVPCREKLEKMAPNDVIDEEEVEEQIVTFLDDTRMFPRRLFTILAHDEDVPRIVEAIMAANRTERGAGDGKIFVTPVADAIRVRTGESGDAAIW; encoded by the coding sequence ATGAAAGAAATTTTGGCAATCGTGCGGATGAAGAAGACCGGCGCAACCAAAAAGGCGCTCATTGAAGCCGGAGTTGCGGGATTCACCGCAATGAAGGCGACCGGCAGGGGAAACCTGGTGGACGACGATGACATCATCGTCCCCTGCAGGGAGAAGCTCGAGAAGATGGCACCCAATGATGTCATCGACGAGGAGGAAGTGGAAGAGCAGATTGTCACATTCCTCGATGACACACGGATGTTTCCCCGCAGGCTCTTCACCATCCTTGCCCATGATGAGGATGTCCCCAGAATCGTTGAGGCGATAATGGCGGCAAATCGCACCGAACGCGGTGCAGGCGACGGAAAGATATTCGTAACCCCAGTAGCAGATGCCATTCGTGTCCGCACGGGTGAATCAGGCGACGCTGCAATCTGGTAG
- a CDS encoding DUF3089 domain-containing protein: MINKSPSLIWFTALVGICVILACGCVNEDTSPTPDNGAMEPTPEETNAEETETADSGTAESAQNPDYADEYYWVSLPSIDKAVDVFYVYPTVSANITGQMDITSADERSLAEGIYQAQASVYEPNANVFAPYYRQMTTNVDMSAGGLATDTPEFKQGAIDVQNAFEYYIENLNEGRPFIIAGHSQGTMALIELIKNRFGDDEELRSRMVAAYLIGYTVTDSDLEAANLTAAERADDVGVVVTYNTQSPTSAGGPMLMAGAHCINPLNWKTDDTYAPASENLGARFYNDSTGEFLREVDNYCDAQINLTSGALMTTIPEGEELDIGPYTEGVYHRYDYAFWYRNLEQNVGDRIRAFSEQ; this comes from the coding sequence ATGATAAATAAATCACCTTCTTTGATCTGGTTCACTGCACTTGTGGGAATCTGCGTCATTCTTGCCTGCGGTTGTGTGAACGAGGATACGTCCCCCACACCGGACAACGGCGCAATGGAACCCACTCCGGAAGAAACCAATGCGGAGGAAACCGAAACTGCTGATTCCGGCACGGCTGAATCTGCTCAGAACCCGGACTATGCAGACGAATACTACTGGGTCTCTCTTCCGTCCATCGATAAAGCAGTGGATGTATTTTATGTCTATCCGACGGTGAGTGCCAACATCACCGGACAGATGGATATCACGAGCGCAGACGAGCGGTCGCTCGCGGAAGGCATCTACCAGGCGCAGGCCAGCGTGTATGAACCGAACGCAAATGTCTTCGCCCCGTACTACCGGCAGATGACAACCAATGTGGATATGTCCGCAGGCGGTCTTGCAACCGATACGCCGGAGTTCAAACAGGGTGCTATCGATGTGCAGAACGCCTTTGAGTACTACATCGAGAATCTCAACGAAGGCCGCCCGTTCATCATCGCCGGCCACAGCCAGGGAACGATGGCATTGATCGAGCTGATCAAAAACCGGTTCGGGGATGACGAAGAGCTTCGCAGCCGGATGGTTGCTGCATATCTCATCGGGTACACCGTAACGGACAGCGATCTCGAGGCAGCAAACCTGACCGCTGCAGAGCGTGCAGATGACGTTGGTGTGGTCGTCACCTATAACACCCAGTCACCGACATCCGCAGGCGGCCCCATGCTCATGGCCGGAGCACACTGCATCAACCCCCTGAACTGGAAGACGGATGATACCTATGCCCCCGCCTCGGAAAACCTGGGTGCACGGTTCTATAACGATTCGACCGGTGAATTCCTGCGTGAAGTGGACAACTACTGTGACGCACAGATTAACCTGACGTCCGGCGCACTCATGACCACGATTCCCGAGGGTGAAGAACTTGACATCGGGCCATATACCGAAGGAGTGTACCACCGCTACGACTATGCATTCTGGTACCGGAACCTCGAGCAGAATGTGGGCGACCGGATTCGGGCGTTTTCAGAACAATAA
- the nifE gene encoding nitrogenase iron-molybdenum cofactor biosynthesis protein NifE yields the protein MENTCSQTPEQDALITERQHSIVTTGNTKTSINCTDDSLAGSVSQRACVFCGARVVLNPVTDAVHLVHGPIGCAAYTYDIRGSLSSGSEMYRRSFSTDMKEKDVIFGGEKKLAACLAELAEKHHPPAIFVYSTCVSGMIGDDIVAVCKEASLTYDIDVIPVESSGFISGNKIVGYRAAGEALLRLITPKEGEVIEKTRKLNFLGEYNLGGEKWVVERYLREIGIEINVAFTGDSTVKALKKAPGSCLNIVQCTGSMHWVANQMYEAFGIPYLDVNFFGAENTAESLRKIAAFYDDPEISARTEALIEREMQAVKDVNEKYRKSLEGKRAAIYVGGAFKAFAIIRQLTELGMEIVLTGTQTGKKTEYERMGSLLNEGTVIIDDANPAEIEKFLIEKKVDVMAGGVKERFLAYKLGVGFIDHNHDRKDGLIGFEGAIRFTKEVYATTCSPVWKYVRHEYGETDQ from the coding sequence ATGGAAAACACATGTTCACAGACCCCGGAACAAGATGCCCTTATCACAGAGCGACAGCATTCAATCGTCACCACCGGCAACACCAAAACCAGTATCAACTGCACGGACGACAGCCTCGCAGGTTCCGTTAGCCAGCGGGCATGTGTTTTCTGCGGAGCACGAGTGGTCTTAAATCCGGTCACCGATGCCGTTCACCTGGTGCACGGGCCGATTGGATGCGCCGCGTATACCTATGATATACGCGGCAGCCTTTCGAGTGGTTCGGAGATGTACCGGAGAAGCTTCTCCACTGATATGAAGGAAAAAGACGTCATCTTCGGCGGAGAGAAGAAACTCGCTGCATGTCTTGCGGAGCTGGCTGAAAAGCACCATCCGCCAGCGATATTCGTCTACTCCACCTGTGTCTCGGGAATGATCGGAGACGACATCGTCGCCGTCTGCAAAGAGGCTTCCCTCACATACGACATCGATGTCATCCCGGTCGAGTCCAGCGGATTTATCTCCGGCAACAAGATCGTGGGATACCGGGCCGCAGGAGAGGCACTCCTGCGCCTCATCACCCCAAAAGAAGGAGAGGTCATCGAAAAGACCCGGAAGCTCAACTTCCTCGGCGAGTACAATCTCGGCGGAGAGAAGTGGGTCGTCGAACGCTACCTGCGTGAGATAGGAATCGAAATCAATGTCGCCTTTACCGGAGACTCGACCGTTAAAGCCCTGAAAAAGGCTCCCGGTTCCTGTCTTAATATTGTCCAGTGCACCGGTTCGATGCACTGGGTGGCAAACCAGATGTACGAAGCGTTCGGGATCCCCTACCTCGATGTCAACTTCTTTGGTGCGGAAAACACCGCAGAGAGCCTGCGAAAGATTGCAGCGTTCTATGACGACCCTGAGATCTCCGCCAGAACCGAAGCTCTCATCGAACGGGAGATGCAGGCGGTCAAAGACGTGAACGAGAAATACAGAAAGAGTCTGGAAGGCAAGCGTGCCGCGATATATGTCGGAGGCGCCTTCAAGGCATTTGCGATTATCCGCCAGTTAACGGAACTGGGCATGGAAATCGTCCTGACCGGCACCCAGACGGGCAAGAAGACCGAGTATGAACGGATGGGCAGTCTGCTCAATGAGGGAACAGTTATCATCGACGATGCAAACCCCGCTGAGATCGAGAAGTTCCTCATCGAAAAGAAAGTCGATGTCATGGCCGGAGGGGTGAAAGAACGATTTCTGGCATACAAGCTGGGAGTCGGGTTCATCGACCACAACCATGACCGAAAAGACGGCCTGATAGGCTTTGAAGGAGCCATTAGGTTCACAAAGGAAGTGTATGCGACTACATGCTCGCCGGTATGGAAGTACGTGAGACATGAATACGGAGAGACAGACCAATGA
- the hgcB gene encoding mercury methylation ferredoxin HgcB produces MFDSYTENTLQYNEERCINCGMCSAVCPHGVFTPGDTAAVLAAPSSCMECGACALNCPVQAIGVESGVGCAWAMISAALRGKDMDSGTCGCGGAAGSCCGSDTKEPSCCDKKENDFGKQKNDEDILVSPPV; encoded by the coding sequence ATGTTCGACTCATATACGGAAAACACGCTCCAGTATAATGAGGAGCGGTGCATCAACTGCGGGATGTGCAGTGCTGTCTGCCCCCACGGCGTGTTTACCCCCGGGGATACCGCGGCCGTGCTTGCCGCCCCGTCGTCCTGCATGGAGTGCGGCGCCTGTGCCCTGAACTGCCCGGTTCAGGCCATCGGTGTGGAGAGCGGTGTCGGGTGTGCGTGGGCGATGATCTCCGCTGCACTGAGGGGAAAAGACATGGACAGCGGCACATGCGGGTGCGGCGGGGCGGCAGGTTCGTGCTGTGGTTCTGATACAAAGGAGCCGTCCTGCTGCGATAAGAAGGAAAACGATTTCGGGAAGCAGAAGAATGATGAGGATATTCTCGTGTCTCCCCCCGTGTGA
- the nifH gene encoding nitrogenase iron protein — protein MARQIAIYGKGGIGKSTTTQNTVSALAEAGKKIMVVGCDPKADSTRLLLHGLCQKTVLDTLRDEGDDIELDEILKPGYKGTLCVESGGPEPGVGCAGRGIITSINMLESLGAYTDDLDYVFYDVLGDVVCGGFAMPIREGKAQEIYIVASGELMALYAANNIAKGIQKYAQNGTVRLGGIICNSRNVDHELELLKAFAEELGSQLIYFVPRDNLVQRAEINKKTVVDFDPESNQANEYRSLAEAIDNNKMFVIPKPMVQDRLEELMMEHGFLGL, from the coding sequence ATGGCACGACAGATAGCAATTTACGGAAAGGGCGGAATCGGCAAGTCAACAACAACACAGAATACTGTGTCAGCACTGGCCGAAGCGGGCAAAAAGATTATGGTCGTCGGATGCGACCCAAAAGCAGATTCAACACGACTTCTGCTCCACGGGCTCTGCCAGAAGACCGTTCTGGACACACTCCGTGACGAGGGAGACGACATCGAGCTTGATGAGATCCTCAAGCCCGGCTACAAGGGAACCCTTTGTGTGGAATCCGGTGGTCCGGAACCTGGTGTAGGATGTGCGGGACGAGGAATCATCACCTCAATCAATATGCTTGAATCACTCGGGGCATACACCGACGATCTCGACTATGTCTTCTACGACGTACTCGGTGATGTTGTCTGTGGAGGGTTCGCGATGCCAATCCGTGAAGGAAAAGCACAGGAGATCTACATCGTCGCTTCCGGCGAACTGATGGCGCTCTATGCGGCAAACAACATCGCAAAGGGTATCCAGAAGTACGCCCAGAACGGCACTGTCCGTCTCGGCGGCATCATCTGCAACAGCCGGAATGTGGACCACGAACTCGAACTCCTCAAGGCATTCGCAGAAGAGCTCGGATCGCAGCTGATCTACTTTGTACCGCGTGACAACCTCGTGCAGCGGGCAGAGATCAACAAGAAGACGGTTGTCGACTTCGATCCCGAATCCAACCAGGCAAATGAATACCGGAGTCTCGCTGAGGCCATCGACAATAATAAAATGTTCGTCATCCCCAAGCCGATGGTTCAGGACCGCCTGGAAGAACTCATGATGGAACACGGGTTCCTCGGACTCTAA